TCCATCTACCTATGTGGGTAAGGGGAGAGATGCTACCGTATCCTATGGTGTACTAGACCTTAAATTTAAAAACAATTTAGCTTATCCCATATATATAGAATCTTATGTACACAGAAATCAAATGATAATTAGAATTTATGGAAATAAAATAGATAATACGGTGACACAAATAAAAACCAAATTAGATGAAATAAAAAAGATGCCTATAGAAACAAAGTATGATAATGGCCTAACACAAGGGTCTGAAAGAATAGAGAAAAAAGGTAGAAAAGGGTATAAAGTTAGTACTTATAGAATAATTTATAAAAACGGAAAAATCATTAAGAATGAAAAAATATCAAAAGATTATTATAGACCAAGTAAACAGATAATCATAAGGGGAACAAAGACAATTCCAAAGGTAGAACATAAAGATGTAGATAATGAAGGTGTAGAACCTGAACAAATTATACAAAACTAAGGAAAAGTTGCTATAAAAATAGCAACTTTTTTTGTCCCCAAGAAAATTATAGTAATTTAAAATCTGTGAGCAAAAAATGGAGGGGTGTAGGGGAAGGATTCCTCTGCCTCTTTAAAGGAGGGTGCTCAGCAACTTTAGTATATGCCTGCGGGAACCATAGGGTTCCCTAGCGAAGCATACGAAGTATGCATTTTTGTTTATCGGGAGGGTAGAATATATGAATTCTTTAGTAGCAGCATTAGGATTATTACAATTAAATAGGATGAGAAAAGCCAAGGGAAAAAAAAGACCAATAGTATTCGTACCAGGTTTATATGGTTCCATGGGAGATGAAATTATACCTGGAACGGGAGATTGGCATTTTGGCATTGCTGAAAGTGTATATGGACCATTTATAGAGCAATTAGAAGAAATAGGGTACACAAGGGATAAGGATCTGTTTATAGCCTTTTATGACTGGAGAAAAAGCTGTAATATATGTGCTAAAAAGTATTTGAAGTCAACCATAAATAAGGCAAAGAAGAAAAGTGGATATAAGAAGGTAAATATTATAAGTCATAGTATGGGGGGGCTAGTAAGTAGAGCTTATGCTCAAAGCAATTACTATGAAAAGGATATAGAAGAACTTATATTGGTAGGAACTCCAAATGCAGGTTCTGCCAATGCTTATTATTTCTGGGAAGGTGGCATAGTTCCTTCCGACAGGACCCTTGGTTCTACTTTGTATAAATCTTTAGTAGATGGTTATTTATGGGTTCTCAAAAAGTCCTATGGAACAGAAACAGATATGGAAACTATAAGGAAGTATTTAAAGAGCACAAAGGATTTACTACCATCTAGGAAATATGGCCAATATATATATACTTTAAATAGAAATAATAATAAAGAGTATATAGAGTATGAAAAGATGGCATTTAAAAATGATTTTTTAGATA
This is a stretch of genomic DNA from Anaeromicrobium sediminis. It encodes these proteins:
- a CDS encoding lipase family alpha/beta hydrolase; translation: MNSLVAALGLLQLNRMRKAKGKKRPIVFVPGLYGSMGDEIIPGTGDWHFGIAESVYGPFIEQLEEIGYTRDKDLFIAFYDWRKSCNICAKKYLKSTINKAKKKSGYKKVNIISHSMGGLVSRAYAQSNYYEKDIEELILVGTPNAGSANAYYFWEGGIVPSDRTLGSTLYKSLVDGYLWVLKKSYGTETDMETIRKYLKSTKDLLPSRKYGQYIYTLNRNNNKEYIEYEKMAFKNDFLDNLNKKEYILKRRNIKVLLIGGNGFETNDYIRVERELKSNNNEWPDGRAISSDKSKDGDGTVMLKSAFAIEGDQKTFSGKHTELLQKCSNVIFGRMGIQKAYIMQKNFMRDYISIRVSGKGKVSIKELNRNRINSLYNETERVKDVQIESYGKNLRWIMVRNQLKNRVYLEYEATENEDIEILIEDSLGRHKIIKEKNVPKNKVYRMRIS